The nucleotide sequence ATTTTACCTAAAATAGCTGAACTTATATCAAAAGGTATAGTTAAAAGGATTGAAAATGGAAATAAATCACATCTTAATATAATTGCATGTGAAAATTCTGTGAATGCAACAGATGTTTTAAAGAATGAAGTTTTTAAATACCTCACTGAAACTCATATAAATCAAATAAAAGATTTTATTGGTTTTCCAAATTGTTCTGTTGATAGAATTGTTCCTCCATGTGATGGAGATTCTATAGATGTAAGTGTTGAGGAATTTTTCGAGTGGAATGTTGAAAATGATAAGATAGTAGGAAATTTAAATATAAATGGAATGAATAAAGTATGTAATTTACATTCATATATAGAACGAAAATTATTTACATTAAACACAGCTCATTCAATGATAGCTTATTTAGGATTTAATAAGGGATATGAAACAATATTTGATAGTATAAATGACCCTTATATTTATAAAAATGTTTATAATGCTATGATTGAGAGTGGAGAGGGTCTTATATTAAAACACTCTTTTGATAGAGAAGATCATATGAAATATATAGATAAAATAATTAATAGGTTTAAGAACCCGTATTTGATTGATTCTGTGATTAGGGTTGGAAGAGAACCTATGAGAAAATTATCAAGGGATGATAGATTTATAAAACCTATATTAACATCAAGTAGTTATGGGAAAGAAGTAGACTCATTGTGTTTCGGGGCTTCATATGCTCTTAAATTCATAACAGATAAAGATGAAAATAGTTTAAAAATGAAATCTATTATAGAAGAAAAAGGAATAAGAGATGCTATAGTTTACATTTGTGGAATTGAAGATAAAAATATAATAGATAAGATTGTAAATTATTATAATAATTAAAAAATGGAGTTAATTAATAACTCCATTTTTTTTGCCTTAATAATATGTTTATAGTATTATTATTTTGTTATTGTAATTTTAGGTGAGGAATATATGAAAAAGTTAATTTTAGTAGTAGTATTTATTTCTCTAATTTTGGGCGTAACATCTCTATTTAAATACTCTCTGAGCACTAAAGAGCTAGAAGGAGTTTCACTTAAGAAAGTAGTAGTTATAGATGCAGGACATGGAGGATTTGATACTGGATCTATAGGATATAGTAAGACAAAAGAGAAGGATATAACTCTAAGTATTGCATTAAATCTTGGTGAAAAACTTAATGAGGATGGATTTATTGTTTATTATACAAGAGATAAGGACGTTTCTTTAGGTAAAAATGAACGTGATGATTTGAACGTAAGAATTAAAATGATAAATAGTTTAAAGCCAGATATATTTTTGTCTATACACTTAAATGGAAGTGATTATAAAAGTGCTAAAGGAATTGAAACATACACAAGAGAGTCAGATGATAAAAGTTATTTACTTGGAGAATCTATACAAGATGAATTGTCATCTGTAGAGTATACGACTGATAGAGGGGTAAAAACAACAAAGGATAGGAAACTTGCGATTTTAGATAGAACAAAACATGTAGGAATATTACTTGAGCTTGGATTTATAACTAATAAAAGTGATGAAGAATATTTAGTTTCAAAAAGTGGACAAAATACTGTGATTGAGTGTATATTATCAGGGATTTCTACTTATTTTAATAAAATTTTATAATGAGGTTATGTTATGAAAAAGATGGACTTTTTAAATAGTGATTTAAAGAAAATATTTATTAGCTATTTAATACCTGGTATTCTTTCTTCTTTAGCGGTTTCTCTTTATATATTTGTTGATACTATGTTTGTTGGTATAGGTGTAGGTAGAGATGGACTTACAGCTCTTAATGTAACAGTACCCATTTTTACATTATTTACATCATTATACCTATGTATAGGTATAGGTGGTGCGAATATATTTTCTTTAGATAAAGCAAGTGGAGGGAAAAACTGTAATAAGATATTTAGTATTTCAGTCTTGTTTACAACGTGTATTGGAATTTTAATATCGATTCTTGGGATTTTATTTATTGATCCAATAGGTATGTTTTTGGGAGCAACACAGGATATAATACATTTATTTAGGGATTATTTTGGAATACTTGTAGGATTTACTTGGGCATTTTTAATATCAGGGGTAATTGGATGTTTTATAAGAAATGATGGCGCACCAAAACTTGTTATGGTTGCAACGATTGTTGCGAATATTACAAATGTAATTTTAGATTATATATTTATTTTCGAGTTTAATATGGGAATTAGGGGAGCTGTAATAGCAACTGTAATTTCTCCAATTGTAAATATACTTATATTAAGCACTCATTTTTTAAAAAAGAACAACACTTTAAAATTTTGTATATTGAGGTTTGATCATAAATTATTAGGTAAAATTTTAAATAATGGATTTGGAACTTTTCTTCTTGAAATAAGTAGAGGAGTTAGTATATTTATATTTAATAACATTCTTGTAAGGCTAGGTGGTAATATATATGTTGCAGCATATGGAATAATATTAAATGTGTCATATGTTATAATCTGTATATTCTCTGGGATAGCGCAAAGTACACAACCTATAGTTAGTATGAATTATGGACATGGATTGATTGAAAGGGCTAAAAAGGTGTTTAGGTATGGATTTGTGACCTCTGTTTTTATAGGAATAGTATCTTTTTTAATTTCACTTATATTTTCTGAAAATATCTCATCATTATTTATAAATAATGATTTTGAATTATTATCGATAACAACTCAAGGAATGAAGATTTATTTTATAGGATGTATATTTATGGCATTTAATATTGTAACTATTTACTTTTTTCAATCTATACATGAGTCACAGAAATCTATATTGATTTCGTTATGTTCTGGAGTATTTTTTATAATACTTGGATTTTTGATTCTAATCCCAATGTTTAAAATTAATGGAGTTTGGTTTGTATATCCATTTTCAGAATTTTTAGGGTGTTTGGTATGTTTATTAATTCTAAAAAAGAGTAAAATTCAAAATAAAAAGGAGCTCATTCAATAGATATGAGCCCTTTTTTATTATACTAAATTTTTAAAAAATTTTAATATTATTAACTAATTGTGGAAAAATATTGTATAAACTATTAAATTAAAGTTATAAACTGTTATTATGAATATATATTCATTTACAAACATATATCTTATATTATATTATTAATATGATAAGTTACAAAATTTAGGAAAATGAAAGAGGAATAATAGCTTTATGATTATCGCGAATATTAAAGAAGTAGCAGAAATTTTAAGAGTCTTGTCTAATGAAAATAGACTTAATATAGTGTGTTATCTTTTAGAAAGACCAATGACAGTAAGTGAACTTCATAGTAAACTAAATCATGTAACCCAATCAGCATTATCTCAGCATTTATCAACGCTTAAGGCGCATAAAATATTGATTTCTAACAAATCAGGACTTGCGATTACATACTCGATAAATGATCAAAATTTGGGTAAATTAATACAGGTATTAAAAGAAAATTATGGATATTAATATTCATTATTGTTAAGTTACAGATTATAGATAGAGGTAAAATATTTATGATATATAGAAGTTTTGGAAGTTTATTTATAGTTAATAATATTTAAGGCATGTAGATTATTTTTTAAAATATACATGCCTTATTTTTTATAATAAATTTAAGTATGAGTGATTATGAATAAAATAAATAATGGAGACCTTTTGAGGGGTCTCCTATTTTTTTAGTCATTCCAGAAATTTGATTTAAAACATTGACCATTTTGGCAAGGTTCATTTTGTGGGTTAGTATTACAAACATTTTGTATATATCCATAACTTTGATTTGGATAACCATCTTGAAGTTCTTGAATATTATTACAACATCTATTATTATTTTGAGGATTATATTCAGTATTTTGATTAAATGGTGTAAAGTTGTTACAAGGATACTCAACTGTATATTCACAACTACTACATTGAGTATTAGTACAATCGTAAGAATCTGAATGGTTTTGATTATAGCAGCATGAATTTGTTGATTGATTATATAAATCTGGAACATAAGTTGTAGCTTCCATTAGTGTTTGATATGGTGTAGTTGCAACTATTTTATATTTTTTACAACCAGAAGTCCTGTTTAAAAATAGGTTAAATTCATACATTCCTCTGCAATTTGAAGTTGTGCAAGCTATGCGTTTGTATTCACAACTGCAACTACTTTTCTCGAATAGTTGAAGTGATGCATAAGGTATAGATGATCCAGTGGATGAGTTTAAAACTTCTCCTTTTATGATTAATTTTTTGTATTGACATATTGGAACATTAACCCTAATATTACAACTATTTTGTGCAGTTCCTGGAGTTACATTTACATTAACAGAACCTGAAATTGTATTTTGATTGCAACAATTATACATTTTAAATCCTCCGTGTATATAAAAATTTTTATCAAACTCTCATGTGAAAGTTTTGAATTGTTTTTATAAAATATAGTATTCATTTTTATATATTTGTGTTAATTAAATATAAGAAAATATTAAATATTTTTTTAAAAGATGTTAGAATCATTAAAATTAAAGAGAAAGTCTAATGACTTTCTCTTTAATCTATAAATGAATTGTATGAAGAGTCTGAACTCATTTTAAAATCTCCTCTTGGAGAGAGTGATATTTCAGTTATTTTTGGACCATCAGGCATAGCTGAGCGTTTAAATTGATTTTGGAAAAATCTTTTTATGAAAATATTAAGGGAATTTTTTATTACATCATAAGGATATGTGGATTTAAATGCGTGTAAAGCTAGAAACTCTATTTTTTTAAACGATGCATTGTTTTTTAAAAATTGATATAGGAAAAAGTCGTGTAACTCATATGGTCCTATGATATTTTCTGTTTTTTGAATAATTTTATCGTATTTATCTGTAGGAAGAAGCTCTGGAGATATCGGAGTATTTATTATATCTATAAGTATGTTTTTGGTACTTTCAGATACGTTATAATTTTCATAATAGTGTTTAAGTAAATGTTTTATTAATGTTTTTGGAATGGAGGAGTTTATGTTATACATACTCATATGATCTCCGTTATAAGTAGAAAATCCTAGAGCTATTTCAGATAAATCACCTGTACCTAAAAGTATTGCTCCTTCTTTATTTGATAAATCCATAAGTATTTGTGTGCGTTCCCTTGCTTGAGAATTTTCATATGTAACATCAAAAATATTTTCATCATGATTGATATCCTTAAAATGCTGTCTAACTGAATTTGTTATATCTATAGATTTAAGTGTTACATTTAATTCTTTGCATAGGCTTATTGCATTATTTTTGGTTTTATTTGATGTTCCAAATCCAGGCATTGTTACAGCAATTATATTTTTAGTATCTATGTGCATAAGATTAAAGGCATTATATGATGAAATGAGTGCAAGTGTTGAGTCCAAACCCCCACTTATACCAAGAATAATTTTAGAACTATTTACATGGGATAGTCTTTTCTCAAGAGAGCATTTCTGCATAATAAATATTTCCTCAAACAATTCCTTGTTTTTTTCTTGATTTTCGTATATAAAGGGATTTAAGTTTATTTTCCTATCAAATTTTCCATATGAAATATCATCAAATGGTATATTGATTATTTTAATATCTTGGTTATGGTATTTAAATGAATCTCTAAATGTTATGTTATTAACACGAGATGTATTTAAATATTCTATATCGATTATCCCTGAGCATACAGTATTTTCAAATAAGAATCTATCACTTTCTTTAATAAGATCACCATTTTCGTATATAGCATTGTAAGATGAGAAAACGAGATCTGTTGTTGATTCAGATGGACTTGAGTTTGCGTATAAGTATGCTGCGTTTATTTTTGAACTATGATATTTAATGAGGTTTTTTCTGTATTCGTGTTTGAAATTTGTTTCGTTTGATGCAGATAAATTACATATTATGTTTGCTCCATTTATTGATAGGTAGGAGCTTTTTGGTATTGGTGCCCAAAGATCTTCACAAATTTCTATTCCTATTTTGATATCTTTGTAACAAAACAAAATATCTGTTCCAAAGTATGTTTTATCTCCCATGAATGAAACTTCGGTACATTTTATAAATCCTTCTGTAAAATATCTTTTTTCATAAAATTCTTGGTAATTTGGGAGATATGTTTTTGGAACGATACCTAGAAGTATTCCTTTATGAATTATAAATGCTGAGTTAAAAAGAGAGTTATTATGCTCAAAAATACACCCAACGATAATTAAAATATCTTTATCTTGAGAAAAATTTAAAATTTCTTTGATACCTTCATAACTTTTTTCAAGGGTAGTTCTTTTTAAGAACATATCAAAACAGGAGTATGATGTTACTGAGAGTTCTGGAAATAAGATGAGTTTTGATTTGTCACGTAATGCTTCATTTATGCACTTTTTGATATTCGATACATTGTGAGAAATATCACATACCTTTGTATTTATACTTGATGTACTAACTCGTATAAAATTCATTTAATTCACTCCTTGAAATTAAAATATATAGTTTTTATACTAAAACTATATGGTGATAAATTTTATTTAGATTGGAGGGATTTATTTGGATTTATTAGAAGAATTTGATATTTTTAGTGTTAAAGATACGTTTAGAGAAATTATAATAAAAGAAAGTCATCATGAATATTTTAAAAGATTGATGAATGATTTAAAAGATGAATATAAAAATAATACTATTTTCCCTAAAAAGCTTGATGTGTTTAATGCTTTTAAATATAGGGATATTAATGATATAAAGTGCGTTATAATTGGACAAGATCCTTATTATAAGAAAAACGAAGCACATGGATTATCTTTCTCTATTTGTGATAAAGATTTAAAAATACCGAGTTCTTTAAGAAATATTTTTAAGGAACTTAAAGATGATTTGGGAATAAATGCTCCATGTCATGGGAATTTAAGTTCATGGTGTGAAGAGGGAGTACTTCTTATAAATTCTATATTAACTGTGCGTGAGGGATTTCCTAATTCTCATAAGGATATTGGGTGGGATATATTTACAAATAATATTATAAAAAAATTATCTGAATTTAGGAGTAATTTAGTTTTTATATTATGGGGTAATTTTGCAATAAAAAAGGAAATTTTAATAAATCATAAGAAACATTTAATAATAAAGTCATCTCATCCGAGTGGACTTTCAGCTCATAGGGGATTTTTTAAATCTAAGCCATTTTCAAGAACTAATAGTTATTTGAAAGAACATTCACTCGGTGAGATTGAATGGAAAATAAATTAAGTATGGGATTATAAAAACACTCTTGATGAAATAATATAAAAAAATATTGGGAGATATGATTTTAAGTGGAAGATTTATATTTAGAAGTTAATTTATCTAACATAGATAAAAATATTGGTATAATTAGAAATATTTTGGGGAATAAAAAACTCATAGCAGTTGTTAAAGGGGATGCATATGGACTTGGTATACATAAAATATGTGATTTTATTAAGGCAAAAGTAGATTTATTTGGTGTTTCAGATCTTTGTGAAGGTATAATACTTTATAATATGGGGATTGAAAATGAAATTTTAATATTAACTCCAATTATCAAAGAGGAATATTTCAAACACCCGCTTATAGAGAAATTTACTATAACTATAGATAATAAGGAAATTTTAAATTTTATACCTGAATATATTAATATAAATGCTCATGTATATGTGTGTACTGGAATGAATAGAAAAGGTATAAAAATTGAAGAATTACATGAATTTATAAAATACATAGAAAATAATTATAATAATATAAATATAACAGGGATATATACTCATTTGCATAATACAAAAGATGAAAATTATACATTAAAACAAATAGAAATGTTTGAGAATGTTGTATCTAAGTATAAAGGTAAATATTTGATACATGCTTTAAATTCAAAGGGATTTATAAATAAAAATATTAGGAATAGAGCAAATTTTTGCGATGGAGTAAGGGTTGGGAATTTGTTATATGGATATGATGGTGCATGTTTAGGAATATCTAAGAGCTTTGATTATTACTCAAAAGTTATATCATCTTATATGGTTAAAAAAGGAGAATTTATTGGATATGGGAATAAGGTTAAATTAAAAAAAGATACAAATATTTGTATACTTGGGATTGGTAATATACATCATATAGGATTTTATAGAGATTTTAGAAAAAATTTTATATATGATTTTTTGAGATTTATATATAGATATTTTATTAAGCCATGCGAAATATATAAGGGGGATAAGAAGGTCAAAATGCTTGGAACGAGCAATATGAATTTAACGCTTGTTGATGGAGAGGGACTTGAGGTGGGTGATTATCTAAGAGTGTGCATATCTCCTATACTTGGAGATAGTTCTATACATAAAAAATATATAAATAAGGAGTGAATGTTTTGTCTACATATTTGTTTAATAATAAAAGGGATCGAGAAACCAATAAATTGATGGGAGTAGTTATATTTTTAATTTTATCTTTAGTATTTACAATAGTGATTTCGTTATCTATATTTTTAGTTTATTTTGATGATTATATGAGCATACAAAAGCAATATTCTATACTTGAAGAAAAACTTCAAAAGATAAGTGTTGAGAATTATGAGAAGAACAGTTATTATAATCGTTTGAATGATGAACTTAATCAAGCTAAGAATGAAGTGAGTAAACTTACGTTAGAGAAAGATATATCTGATAAGAATATTAAGTTGGTTGAATATTTTATAAATGCTGTTAATTCTGGTAATTCAAAAGATATAAATAGATTTTTGGACGCTAGTAAAAATAATTCTTTTACTATACCTAAAAATTATGTATTTCCACAGGATATGGAAGCTGGAAGATTTGTGTTGAATGATGATTTAAAAAGTGGTAGTGTTACATATTTTTATACAGAAGCTGGTAAGCGTACGGATAAATATGTGTTTAATATGATTTTGAAAAATAATGTCTGGTATATAGAAAATTTTAATTTAATTGAGTATGCTCTTGAAAAGGAAGCTTTGGAATATTGATAAATCGCCATTAGGACTTTTATAATGGCGTTTTTTTGTTATAATTTTTTAAAGGAGGTAATGTTATGAGGAAGTTTTTTAAATATGAAGCTCTAGGAAATGATTACATAGTCATTGATCCAAAAAATTTTGATATTACGATGAATTCAGAAAATATAGTTAAAATTTGTCATAGAAATTTTGGATGTGGATCTGATGGAATATTGTATGGTCCAATTTTTAAGGAAGATAAGATATTTTTGAAAATATTTAATCCTGACGGCAGCGAAGCTGAGAAAAGTGGAAACGGGATAAGAATATTTTCAAAATATTTAAAAGATGAGGGATATATAAAAGATGAAAGTTTTAAACTTCAAACAAAAGGGGGAGAGGTTTTAATTAAATATTTAAATAATGATGGGAGCGTTATAAAAGTATCTATGGGTAAAGTATCTTTCAATTCAAGAGATATTGGAGTTAATGGGGATGAAAGAGAAGTTATAGAGGAGTATATACATGTGATCGATAGAAAATTTAATATAACTTCTTTAAGTATTGGTAATCCACATACAGTTTGTATATTTGATAAGCTAGATGATGAAAGCATACATAAATATGGGAAATATATTGAAAACCATGAAATGTTTATAAATAGAACTAATGTTCAATTTGTGGAAGTAATTGATAGAAATACTATTAAAATAAAAATACATGAAAGAGGTGCGGGGTATACACTAGCGTCTGGCTCAAGTAGTTGTGCTGCTGCAAGTGTTTGTTATAAATTATCTTTAGTGGATTCAGATATTTTAGTTAAGTGTGATGGAGGAGATATCAGAGTTCAGATTGATGATGATGGAGAAGTGTTTATGACAGGGGAAGTTTCTAGAGTTTATGACGGTGTTCTTAGGATGAATTTATAATGGAGTTTGATTTTTGTGGGAAAACTGTTTTAGTTACGGGGTATTTCAGTGATATAGGGTATAGTATATGCGATATGTATCTTAAGAATAATGCAAAGGTAATATCAACATATAATAAAACTTATGAAGAGAATAGGGTTAATAGTGGTATAGAATTATTTTATTTAGATTTGGAAAATTTAGAGAGTATATATAAATTTATAAATAATCTTAAGGATAGAGGTATATTCAAGATAGATATACTTGTTAATAACATAGGGGTTTGTGATATAAATCCACTAATATTTCAAAATGATCATAAAATTATATCTATAATGAATGTGAATTTGACTAATACTATAATTTTAACAAAACATATTTTAAAAGATTTTATGATTGAGAACGGGAGAGTAATAAATATATCATCAATTTGGGGTAGAGTTGGAGCATCTTGCGAGATTGCATATTCATCATCAAAAGGCGGCATTAATTTATTTACAAAATCATTATCACAAGAGATGAAATCAAGAGATATAAAGGTTATAGGTATATCACCTGGGTTTATTAAAACAAAAATGAACAAGAATTTATCAGAAGAAGATATTAAAGTTATTATAGATGAAATTCCTCTTAGATTACTTGGTGAAGTTTATCATATAGTTGATGGAGTTAAGTTTTTTTCGAGCGATTATTCAAACTTAAGTGGAGAAATTATAAATATAGATGGAGGATGGATTTTATAGGGGTGTTTTATTTTGTATATTAAAATGTTAAAATAATTTTAACATTTTAATACTTTATTATTAGGAGGATTTTTAATGAGTGCATTTGCGTTAAAATCGATAGCATTTGTTTTAATGGTTCTTGATCATATTTTTTATTACATAAAAGACACACCGATAATATTTACATATTTAGGGCGTATTGTTGCACCCATATATTTTTATCTTTTAGTTGAGAGTTTTTTTCATACAAGAAATAGAAAGAAATTTACCATACGTTTGTTTAGTTTTGCGTTTATAGTCATGTTTGTTATAAATTTTATGTTTAAGCAACCAATGAACATATTTTTATCTATGGCATTGGGAGTTTGTATGTTAAATTTAATTGAGTTTATTAAAAATAATAAAGGGAATATATGGAAAATATTGATTTCATGTATTGGCATAATTCTTATAATATGTATATCTTTATATACGGAAGCGACTTATTTGGGAATTGGTATGATGCTTATATTTTATTTCTTTAGAGATAAGAAATTTTGGATGATACTTTCCTACATTGTACTCTCGTTAATTGATATACCATTTTTAATAGGCATACCTAATTTTATCAAATACATTTTTTTAATAAATTATCAATGGATGATGGTATTTGCAATTATACCTATTATGTTATATAACGGCAAACCAGGTCTTAGAAATAATTTTTTCAAGTATTTTTTCTACATAGCATACCCTGTTCATTTAATAATTATTTTGATAATTGGAAATACAATTAATCCTTATTTAGAGTATTTTTAATTTAAATAAAACATCTTATATGATACAATTTATATAACGATTAAGAGAGTAAATATATTTGGGAAAGGTTTTGTTTGATCATGAAGCATAGGTATAGAATTAATATGCAAAATATAGACAATTTAGATGATTTACAGATAGATATAGCACCTTTTACTATTTTTACTGGTGATAATAACAGTGGTAAAAGTACTGTTATGAATATATTGTATGGTGTGGGTGCGTTATCTAAAGATATAATAAAAAATGGTGACACGAATTCAAAAGAATATTCTGTGTGTATGGATTACATAAGAGATTTAAAGGAAAATAGAGAAGGATGTATAGATAGAGAAATAGGAAATATTTTTTGTGATTTTTTTAATGTATCTTTGGTAAAAAATAAGGAAGAGTTTTTCAATAAGATATTTAATGTAAGTATTGAAAATAATTATAAGAGATTTGAAGACTCTAATATTTTTTTATCTGATTATAGAATCTTTCCAAAGGTTTATATATCTGTTGACGATTTTTGTGATGAGATTATAATTGAAGGGGATTATGTAAGAATACCTTCTAATTTTTTTGAAGATGAAGATTATATACTAAAGCTTATATGTAACAAAGTAATTGAGGATGGATTTAGCGATACGAATTCATCTAATTCTATTTTTATACCTTCAGGAAGAAGTACTTTTTTATGTTATCCTAGTATATTTAAAACCATAAAGTATCAAAATCTAAGTACGGATGATTTTATAAATCGTGTTGAGAATCTTGAGTGTGTAGAAGATGGTGTATACTCAAGTATATGTAACTTTATAGAGAGAGATATAGTTAAAGGTGTTTTTACCAATGATTCATATAAGTGTAGTTTAAACGGAATAGAAATACCAATTAGTATGGCATCTGACTCCATAAGAGAAATTGCATCTATTGTGTTATTTTTAAAATCAAAAGATAGGATCACTTCATTTTTTATAGAGGAAATTGAAAGTCATATTGATCTAAGGTTACAGAGGAGTATTGTAAGTGCTATTGTTAGAATAATAAATGCAGGTACAAAGATATTCATGTCAACTAATAGTCATGTTATATTAGATCAAATATGTAATTTTATATTGCTCAATAATTTAAATAGAAATAAGATTGAGGGATTTGGATATATAATAAATGATGTTTTAAATTCAAATGATGTAAGTATATATGAGTTTAACTATGGAGAGGACAATAGAGTTTTTGTAAATAAAATTAATGTGGATTATAATGGATTCAGGATAGATATGAGAGAAGAGGTTCTTGAAGACATATCAAAAGAGAATTTACAACTTAAGTTTGAGATGTTTGATAATAATGGAAGATAAGGCTATCTTTTTAGATAGCCTTATTTTTTTAACTTTTAATATTAAATATTAAATAATAGAAAAAATAATTAATATATGGTAAAATTTATTAACAATAATGATAGAATTGTGGAGATAAATTTTATGGGAAAGTATAATTTGAAATTGTTTAATAGTGATACGAAAGGTTGTAACAATGAGGGGAAGATTGAAAATGTTGTATTATTGCACCCTTTAGTTCAGATTAAAGAGAATAATATTTATATTTCATATAAAGAACATGATTTAAAAATGTGTGGACTTACACATATAGATAGGATTGAAATATATAAGGGTTCTTATTTTATTTGTAGCAGAGATAATGTTTCAAATTATCACATAAAATTTCCGTATTTTTCTTCTGATGGTATTTATGAAATAAGGACTATATTTTCAAATAAGGATAACACAATTAAGAAATATTGTATTAGTTCTTTTGAGTTTTTTGGATTTAAAAGAGAAGCAAAGTGTAGTAATTTAAATATAAATCTAACTCATCAAGGGAAAAATTTAAATATAACTTTTTCTAAAAAAATTGGATATATTGATTTATCAAATATAATCCTGCCAGATATAAAATTACTAGATTCAAGTGGTAAAGAAATTGAAAAGCTTGTATCTAAATTACATATAAAGGGAAATGAAATTGAGGTTTTATTTTTAGATGTATTTAATGATAATAAAACAAATAAGCTCCTTCCGAATGAGGTTTATACTTTTAAAATAAGTAGTATTTTAGGAGAATTGTGTTCCTCCTTTTCTTTTGAATATGAAAGTTTAGACGTGAAATTATTTAGTGTAGTTGATAAGGTATATGTTGAGGAGTTATCCCATAGAGAAGATGGTTTATCTATTATTAAGTTGTTTATTAAACTTAACAACTTGATAAATGTGGATAGTTACGAGTATATGATATGTAATGTATGGAACAAATTTTTGTATCTCAAATCATCAGATGGAGAAAAAAATGATACTTTAGTATTT is from Candidatus Arthromitus sp. SFB-rat-Yit and encodes:
- a CDS encoding mannitol-1-phosphate 5-dehydrogenase — encoded protein: MKRAVQFGAGNIGRGFIGYLLSKSSYSVLFVDVNKNVIDKINREESYRVKVTDNVKSEEFVKNIRGMYSYDENLIDEISKADIITTAVGVLILPKIAELISKGIVKRIENGNKSHLNIIACENSVNATDVLKNEVFKYLTETHINQIKDFIGFPNCSVDRIVPPCDGDSIDVSVEEFFEWNVENDKIVGNLNINGMNKVCNLHSYIERKLFTLNTAHSMIAYLGFNKGYETIFDSINDPYIYKNVYNAMIESGEGLILKHSFDREDHMKYIDKIINRFKNPYLIDSVIRVGREPMRKLSRDDRFIKPILTSSSYGKEVDSLCFGASYALKFITDKDENSLKMKSIIEEKGIRDAIVYICGIEDKNIIDKIVNYYNN
- a CDS encoding N-acetylmuramoyl-L-alanine amidase family protein — encoded protein: MKKLILVVVFISLILGVTSLFKYSLSTKELEGVSLKKVVVIDAGHGGFDTGSIGYSKTKEKDITLSIALNLGEKLNEDGFIVYYTRDKDVSLGKNERDDLNVRIKMINSLKPDIFLSIHLNGSDYKSAKGIETYTRESDDKSYLLGESIQDELSSVEYTTDRGVKTTKDRKLAILDRTKHVGILLELGFITNKSDEEYLVSKSGQNTVIECILSGISTYFNKIL
- a CDS encoding MATE family efflux transporter, which encodes MKKMDFLNSDLKKIFISYLIPGILSSLAVSLYIFVDTMFVGIGVGRDGLTALNVTVPIFTLFTSLYLCIGIGGANIFSLDKASGGKNCNKIFSISVLFTTCIGILISILGILFIDPIGMFLGATQDIIHLFRDYFGILVGFTWAFLISGVIGCFIRNDGAPKLVMVATIVANITNVILDYIFIFEFNMGIRGAVIATVISPIVNILILSTHFLKKNNTLKFCILRFDHKLLGKILNNGFGTFLLEISRGVSIFIFNNILVRLGGNIYVAAYGIILNVSYVIICIFSGIAQSTQPIVSMNYGHGLIERAKKVFRYGFVTSVFIGIVSFLISLIFSENISSLFINNDFELLSITTQGMKIYFIGCIFMAFNIVTIYFFQSIHESQKSILISLCSGVFFIILGFLILIPMFKINGVWFVYPFSEFLGCLVCLLILKKSKIQNKKELIQ
- a CDS encoding ArsR/SmtB family transcription factor codes for the protein MIIANIKEVAEILRVLSNENRLNIVCYLLERPMTVSELHSKLNHVTQSALSQHLSTLKAHKILISNKSGLAITYSINDQNLGKLIQVLKENYGY
- a CDS encoding NAD(+) synthase is translated as MNFIRVSTSSINTKVCDISHNVSNIKKCINEALRDKSKLILFPELSVTSYSCFDMFLKRTTLEKSYEGIKEILNFSQDKDILIIVGCIFEHNNSLFNSAFIIHKGILLGIVPKTYLPNYQEFYEKRYFTEGFIKCTEVSFMGDKTYFGTDILFCYKDIKIGIEICEDLWAPIPKSSYLSINGANIICNLSASNETNFKHEYRKNLIKYHSSKINAAYLYANSSPSESTTDLVFSSYNAIYENGDLIKESDRFLFENTVCSGIIDIEYLNTSRVNNITFRDSFKYHNQDIKIINIPFDDISYGKFDRKINLNPFIYENQEKNKELFEEIFIMQKCSLEKRLSHVNSSKIILGISGGLDSTLALISSYNAFNLMHIDTKNIIAVTMPGFGTSNKTKNNAISLCKELNVTLKSIDITNSVRQHFKDINHDENIFDVTYENSQARERTQILMDLSNKEGAILLGTGDLSEIALGFSTYNGDHMSMYNINSSIPKTLIKHLLKHYYENYNVSESTKNILIDIINTPISPELLPTDKYDKIIQKTENIIGPYELHDFFLYQFLKNNASFKKIEFLALHAFKSTYPYDVIKNSLNIFIKRFFQNQFKRSAMPDGPKITEISLSPRGDFKMSSDSSYNSFID
- a CDS encoding uracil-DNA glycosylase, coding for MDLLEEFDIFSVKDTFREIIIKESHHEYFKRLMNDLKDEYKNNTIFPKKLDVFNAFKYRDINDIKCVIIGQDPYYKKNEAHGLSFSICDKDLKIPSSLRNIFKELKDDLGINAPCHGNLSSWCEEGVLLINSILTVREGFPNSHKDIGWDIFTNNIIKKLSEFRSNLVFILWGNFAIKKEILINHKKHLIIKSSHPSGLSAHRGFFKSKPFSRTNSYLKEHSLGEIEWKIN